The Panthera leo isolate Ple1 chromosome A3, P.leo_Ple1_pat1.1, whole genome shotgun sequence genome contains the following window.
tgtatatatgaggatgtttctggaagagattagcatgtGAATCAGTAGACTAAGCAAAGAAGATCCACCCTCATCAATGTGGGCAAGCATCATCCAACCCATTAAGGGTTCAAAGGGAAcaaaaaaggtggaggaagggtgaattctctctcttcttgagcCATAACATCTACctttttctcctgcccttggacatcAGAGCTCCTGATACTGAGACCTTCAGACCCTAGAGCTTAAACCAGGGGTCTTTCAAGCTCTCTGGCCTTTACCCTTGGATTGGGAGTTCACCATTGGCTACCCTAGTTTCCAGGCCTTCAGATTGATACTGACGCATACCACTGGCTTTCCTcattctccagcttgcagatggcaatCAGAAGAACCTTCACAGTCACATGAATTGGTTCCCACAATAAATGTCttcctatatatctatatatctcctattggttctgtttctctagagaatccTGACTAGCACAACTGCCTACATGTATGCGTAGTTTTCAGTGTTCAATAACAAAGTTAATAATCAGCAGAtaataaagaaagacaaatgaggAAATCTGAAAAAATACGAATAATTCTTTAACATCATCCTCAGCACTCAAAacaaaatgacatatttaaatcttggtacacaaaaaaattcaaaacactcaTGAAGCTCATAGTCTATCCGAGGCTGTGTGCTACGGGAAGGGAGCAATAATCAAGGAACTTATTGAACATATGAATGCTGATTTACATGGAAGAGTCATGGAAAGGACAAGAAGCAAAGGCTGATCCTGGCTCCAAGAACCAGTCAGAAACCAGACTCTTCCAATCCTTCATCTCTGCAAAATCTTCCTCCTGTGTGTTACAGAAAGCAAGTCTCAGAGCACTCCAGCTTTTGCTCCTGCTACTTTAACAACTGCTCCCTCCCAGCCTGCCCTCCTTGCTCTGTCTCACCAGTGGGACTCTCTAGAGTCTAGGATACGGGAAGAACCACCAAACTGATATTTGATTgattatacatgtatatgaacaataggtatttttaaacttctgttcCTACAACCAGATTGCATTGGAGATTAGAGATTTTCTGTTTGAACTCTCTAGTATAGCTATAGCATAATTATGAATAACACagtgatagctaacatttattaatcacttataaaTGCCGAGAACTGTCTTAAGTACTTCACACTATTTCAACTATCACGATTACTATCATTGTGTGCATTTTGATGTTGATGccatcattttctccattttacaaataaggaaattgagatttAGGAAGATTAAACCACTTGTTCAGAATCTCAGAGAGATactgggtgggggtgaggtaCAGGGTGACAGTGGGGAAAGAATTCAAACCGAGGGCCTCTAAACTTGAGCCAATGTGTTTTACTATCTAGAAGACTCCTTGGAGTACTTTGATTAAAGCTTTCAAAAACTTCCTCTGATattcaaattaaattattaaCTCCAATTAAGAGAGGAGGAAATCTGCCTTAGTCCTGGCTGGTTTGACCAACTCAGGctggtgtgtgtgtctctttcctaGAGCCTGGTTGAAGATAAAACCAGAACCATTAAATGCATTACATTAGCAGACCCTGTAAACCAGAGCTGGGGACTGGATTGTATATTTTCTGTGTGTACACAAGAGGGACAAATATGTGCTTAAAGTTTCGAGGATGGGGCAAATAGCAAAACGACAGTGCAGGTATCATTCTCCTACACTGTCTGGCCCAAGGGAAGGTGCTTTgactttgtaaaatggaaatgaccttgCCATTGTGAAAGAAACACCCaacaagaaactaaaaacagGTCTAAACTCCATTGTTCTCCATGAGACCAAAACCTCAGCTGTCAAAAATCATCTCCAGATTGCACAAAGTTCTCCAAAATCTTTTGGggtaaacaataataaatgatcGGGGCCGCAAATGAGTTTGCCATTCAATTTTGCAGTACCAGAAAATGTACATCCACAGTGGGGTTTACCTGATGAGTAATAtagtaatgtttaaaaagaaggaagcagtAATATTGATATTGCTACgtataaaacattttaacattgtgTAGACATCACTTCCTAAAAACTCTAAGAATGGTTATGAGTAGATGTACTCAAATTTGAAGAAATACTATTGCTTTTTTTATAGTCACATATATAGAGTCAGTTTGTTACTATGGAATCACATATGATGTCATAAATTTGACATTCTAAGCGCAAACCTAGGCAGAGCAACAGAAACAACAGGAaatggagctggggagaggaaaacCTGcgtaacaacaaaagaaattccAGTTAAAAGAAATGAGTCAAACatctctgaaacagaaaaagaaggtgAGTGAGCTGAATGTCCTAGAACCTTGCCAAAGAGCTAAGGAAATGTAGCTATCAACAAATGTGGATAGCATTACCTCTGGGGATGTTCGGCAACAATTAAATCATTTCAGATAATGACtgcatgtggagaaaagggaaggaaaataaaggaaatgaagaatggAGAAGAATGAGATTAGAGCATACAGTAGCAATCAGTTGAATTATTTAGCCTTTATTGGGCTGACGCTCCTATGTCAGTGGCAAGAGGTGGAAACACTGTTGCTATCTGTGAAGAATGCACAGCCTAGTAGGaaagagaatatataaacaaaatacagttcAGTGCTCagtgaaaatatgtataaaagaCACAGGCAACATAAAAGAATGTTTAACTCTGGGAACTTCTCCCAGGTCATGCTGAGCTGGGTTTTGAAGAACATTAAAGAGAAGAGGAGGTTACAAGGAAATAGGGTGATATGGAGGCAAATGCCAAGTCATTTAGCACAAGCAAACACAGAGATAAAAGTGTACGGTGGAGGGCGAGTTGGAGGCGGACAGGATGCACCATGAGGCTCCTGGTCTGTAAATCCAAGCAAATGAAGGGTGTACCTGGAAATGAAGCATAATTAGATTTATGTTTGATAAAGGTCACTTTAAATTGATGGGGTAGATCTAGAAGTTGGGAGGATTTAAAGTTATGAAACCTGACCACAAGTCTATAATTCTGAGAATGCAGTCCTATACTGATCTGAGATCTGGAACGAGGCAATGATACTAGGGATGGAGACGAAGGATTGggtttaaaatatcttttgacGGGATTTTAGGGTGATGGTGTGGAGAACGGCTAGGAGGATTTTAAGATCAGTTCTAGGACCACACAGCTCTGCCATTCTCTGCAGTCACAGTCTCCGTCACTCAACTAACACAGATGCACAAAGAGCTTTATGCCTAGACTGCGCCTGAGCACCGTGGTCTAAGCTAGAAGATGAGctcttaaaacagaaataatgctAATCTTGGTTGCATTACAGCTGCCGAATTAGTATGAAacaatacaaacacacacaatggtATGTTCCgcaattgaaaatgaaaatatttgactAGCTGTCCATGACATGAATTATCTCCCTGTGCTCTCCTACACAGACTTCCCTACAAGTTTGTTAATTAAGAAATGTCCATCCTTTCACTGTAGCTGGTATGAGTAATTAGAAAATATGTACTGAAGACAGGTCGGTCATTAGATCTGCATGGGATTAAGaaccttgattttaaaaatcaagctaaTATTGGTGAGGCTTAGATGCACAGAAGATTGGAGTTCTGGtttgttaagaaaacaaacaagagaagTTTTAATTCTACGTGGCAAAAGGAAAAGTTCCTCATGCAGCAATCTTCagaggaatggagagaaaaaaaattattctgtgtgAGCAATTTCACATTAAATTGAAGTCTGGCTGAGCCCTAGAAAATTCTGCCATAGCCTTTCCcttgttatcatttttttaaatgataaataccTCATGCCTCAATATATAAGCCAacaaatttctaaattaaaaaattgtttatatagTTCTCTGATAGGTGTTATTTTTTACCCATGCCTGTTATAACAGAGggaaaatgtctaaaatttatatatacttttaaattgggAAAGAGacaaattctaatttttatttatcctccCATTCCTAAACCCAAGGTTTCTAATGCCCCtaggattaaaaaattaataaatacactttgttttcatattaagAATGATACTGGATCGAAGAACTCAAAAGACAgcatagacacagagaaaagaaaggattctGAGAAATCAGGAGTTCGTCTGAGCACGCAGGTGAGCTGACCTCTTTAGATATGATGAGTGAATTAAAGAgtagaaagcaaaacagaaaatgtaaggCAGCAGGGGAGTTCTGGGAGAGAAGACTGAGCTGCCGAGATTTCTACTAAAGGAAACCTAATGTTCTCATGAGAGGTTAAAGACAGACTAGGAGAAGCTGGTCCCTGCCTTCCCCACCAGTACACATCCCCATGTTCATATAGAATATATGGTGTAGAAACCACAGCCATATTCTCTGCTCAGCCTATGGGAGGAGACTGGTCATTGTTCAaatcagggagggaaggggagtcTGGCCATCGCATTGACCATTTTCTGCACAATCTTTCAGATGAGGCGTGCAGTCAATCCGAATCACTTCCTGAGATGTTGCCCCATGCGAGGTCACTCGTCGTGTAGACGCTGCCTTTGTGCAGCGGAGGGAACAGTACTTCTTGGCCCCTGCCGCACAATACGTGTTTATATTCACATGTGCCTCTTGTGGGAGCAGGGCCGGCAGATCACCATGATCAGGGTGAGCAGAGATCAAACAACTGATTTTGGAGGGGAGCCACAGGCAGTCTGGGTGAGGGGCAGGATACGGGGAATAAAAACTCTTCCGCTTGCCTCTCCATGGTGTCCTCCATTCTTACTCCTCCCAAAGGAAATGCCAGAGTGCTCTATTCCCTCTTCGGTAGCTGCTTTGGAGCCATGCTGCAGCCCCATTTAGGAGGCACCTGCCCTCATCTTTGTAGTAGGGTCAAAAATGGTGAATCACACCTTCTTAGTTTCAGCTAACAGGCTTACCCTTAAGGGAACAAgtggggaaaagggaggaaaaacgGTCAACTCTACTATGTTCCATATAAGAGGAGTCACAGGTAAAAAAAATAGGAGACATCAGATTTGTTTCTTAGTTTTGGGTTCTCCTCCAGGTGGATCCCCACTGTTTGTCCCTCAAAGAGTTTAGGATTGGGCCAGAGCTAGAATAGTACATAAGGGTCAAGGTTGAATTAATCATATAGGCCAGGGACATTCTCACTGGACTCTGCTATATTTAGCTTGACATGGCTGTTCTGTAGGTACATGCATGGCAGGAGTGGGTGATGGGGCATCATACTCCTgggtctcttctctcctccaaagGAATCACAAGAATCACCATTGCCGAAGACTGATTCTCGGGGGTACGTTGTGCGAAATCAGTGGTCACGAACTTCACGGAGCCCATCCACCAGAGCTCCATCAGTAGACGAAACCAGAAGCAAGAGTGCCAGTCTTAAGGTAGAGATGGAGATGAAATGAAGGGAACatgatataataatgataatggcgatgatgatgatgatgatgatgataatgataataattttttattgatgctttctatgtgccaggccccaTTCTattcattttacatgttttagcTAATTCAGTCatcattaacaaaacaaacaaacctataaAGCCCTATTTTATGGTAGAGAAAATTGAAACACagagtaacttgcctaagatctCACATTAATAACACTAATAGAGCTAGATTAAAACCCAGGGTTACCAGGTCTATAAACTGTACACTTAATGATTATGCTCTTTGACatctccttccatctttccttccttcagtaACTGAGTACCGAAGCCTTAGAAGATGGGGTGGAAAAATCAACAAAGGAAATAAGTTGTTGAAAAGTGTTACATTGTGTGGTGCTTTGGGCCCTTATGGAAGCCTTGTCCCATGAGAAGAAAACATTAGTTTTGAGATTGAGTTTTTGAGTACAGAGAGAGTGACACAGACCTAGATGAAGAATATGTATCCCTACCAATCCATCTATCCCTGTTTGAAAAGTGGCTCAATAATCTAACCAAGAATGTCTTTTGAAACACGTGAAACAATCATCAAAATTGAAATAAGATATAGGTGCTTAATAATTTACTGCACAGGTATACTTCCTTTCTAATTAGATGATTCTCTCCCAATGAGCTCCACTGGCACAAAGTTCTGAAGGCAACAGGGAGACCCTTGGTTCTCTAGACTACCAACCTTCCCAGCAATTGCTGCATTAATCACAGGgcaaatagagagagagatgccTACAGATGTTTTGTAGAGTCTGCTGGTGGAGCATCTGGTCTAGTAGCTCATAGTTAACTGGAGGTCACAGATGAAGGCAGTGGTGAGCAAGGTCCCTTACTCAAGCCCTCCATCCCACCTGGAGGTCTCTGAATGAGCAGTTAAAATGAAAGCAAGCCATAGAACTTTGGAACTATGTGCCAGCTGCCTAAGGGCAAGAAGACCTGTAATATCTActccaaactaaaacaaaacaaaacaaacaaaaaacagtgtgaGGTGCTGatgggatggggcgggggggggggggggggggggggggggggggggaaaataaaagcaatctgtctctgtgtctgtttaaCAGAAATACCTAATGACTGGGTTCTTGAAACATGTGAGCCCCTCCAAGCCCTACTTAAAGGAGCTGGGATGACCGGGATCCAACTAAGGGCTAAAAATGTAACAAAGGGAAGGGCAAGGGTCCTTTACTCCTGCTGGGCAGAGATAGGGGGAAAGGCGAGCATCTAATTCAGACTCCCACTTTCTCGCTCCAGCTCCCCGCTAGCTCCACAACCTCCCGGACTTCATCCACCTCCCCCAGCCAGCAAGAGTCCCAGAAAGAGCTGTCGGCGCAGCCCTCGCCGCCCACGCCACCCATGCCTCTCGACTCGAGCCCTCCCACTCCCCCGGAGTCCTATTCCCAGTCCCGGCGCAGCAACAAGATGCAGGAGAATCCAGAAGCCTGGGCTCATGGCATCGCGCGGGACTCCATGCAGCTACGGGAATACCCTCCTCGCACGCCCCCCACCGAATGGAAGTCCTATGCCCAGCGCAGGACGACCTACTCCACCCAGCTGGACCGCGA
Protein-coding sequences here:
- the NT5C1B gene encoding cytosolic 5'-nucleotidase 1B isoform X3, with the protein product MSQTSLKQKKKNDTGSKNSKDSIDTEKRKDSEKSGVRLSTQMRRAVNPNHFLRCCPMRGHSSCRRCLCAAEGTVLLGPCRTIRVYIHMCLLWEQGRQITMIRESQESPLPKTDSRGYVVRNQWSRTSRSPSTRAPSVDETRSKSASLKLPASSTTSRTSSTSPSQQESQKELSAQPSPPTPPMPLDSSPPTPPESYSQSRRSNKMQENPEAWAHGIARDSMQLREYPPRTPPTEWKSYAQRRTTYSTQLDRDCLSELPRQQQLEEEEEEDEAYWASVRTLYEKTPSCSRPRPPKPKHAITIAVSSRALFNMVDGRKIFEEEGLEKYMEYQLTNENVILTPGPAFRFVKALQHVNARLRELYPNEQDLFDIVLMTNNHAQVGVRLINSVNHYGLLIDRFCLTGGKSPIGYLKAYLTNLYLSADSEKVQEAIQEGIASATMFDGAKDMAYCDTQLRVAFDGDAVLFSDESEHITKEHGLDKFFQHEALFENKPLAQRNS